One genomic window of Arachis hypogaea cultivar Tifrunner chromosome 8, arahy.Tifrunner.gnm2.J5K5, whole genome shotgun sequence includes the following:
- the LOC112706494 gene encoding uncharacterized protein isoform X6, producing MDQHHSHYVHHHHHSHHDHNNDDNNTNHTRYAPPPPHHNHSHLPPPPPPPPSLPTPPAPPPQAQPLRYRTIRTPPPPPPYAPNNNHPPSHQNQFPQFNSPNYPNRPFQEEHPISNNHNQPFSQSPRIASRILPGDPFPRRNFPRFDTETRWDPNPGRRIAPDCLLPRNYTPVDLDSELRQHREGVSLPPSAYPAEKIRYDPDRSRWRLEYEYEGNPRKDEEFGCGSGNDANYHNYHRRGVGDLPPRHDLPNGGFGRAPPAMSREINIDLKPGGYVRGYSVEFEDKIPRVGRRDGHGEGKRWLNERRGPKELPDSRFELGTGEIGFAKNVDDDFRVGTREEYGWESGRYSGRGNNREFGHELWRPSLKKQVQKKSALLRIQNAKPSYRNREIEQLRNAGYSAESNTNDFRGKEQCGHVGHGMKQEEREGSPVELDISFESNSLVAKAIVTASTSTVVTDTNMNSVSDADLTPSEKRKKVSVSDSDCSGLEAAKVSRDVVTLNSSSCKVNDCSGSVNDLSLQNNVVNPCSQPCTRETDSVKNEVAGGSTKIHSGKSSPRVVKKKKVVKRVVKKVVGNPKSTMSNSRSVNKVHGCVQPDRVIPSSSSVSVPNKVEPCLEQKNITVDKMSMPGHSSYNLSKDRNQLLEDRNGDLTLLSLGPHSRSRECETDEDSDTQKGAARFESGLNIPNSQSCASTGEAKKIDSECLDANNSVHDLRRMPDTNMVPELLNGSTSKINDVGCDIKQLCQNQESQSCENYSNVRCPQNGFVIDVVDDSVLSSADNIGKSDHTNTYNSASSVYGLISGDLKGSKEKLTVTECGLTGESGFGLMVPTIITKYAILEENPDVINPASSSAMSAPSNSGKIKIHSGTDCIQNAIAVTQGSYSGLVNLEDGTAGQCSDITNDAVKDVSPSYAAISSENCGKEEPFSSSNLSVGFGEGDINNMKKRKARTHSKFLHSKMEGISPKPVNSVSHANDWDTASSVKVKDACCSEVLDQSVQSLGSNLESCLNGIITLHGKKELSEAELCVRDNEIDDANYLSLLSKGIKVTTTSELSDAVVVSKSCADFPVSFSDKQAPEKEVALSSMDVLFSAQSLSCSEDSRKLSDNFVGGSCDARYANNETMSSDHFELKNSDFASYSLREDLDIQFPLLDGECKENGTQMQTDILASGYNKGDMKDSLIHQQSIVSHPSDGDLEEDAPEAPSDVCSQGISEAPERGNLNCTSIQDENNCGDISAVEHGSDLPTCTSPIQHTNKIMKSANATGHSNPVERNLMRQSSQVNSKVSNNGPVSYFSENGSKNTLGGAMPKTQKGRSFIISKSNSKTSASSTHLSNPRTWRRSGNNSQGSLPGNKLSPGKFLPKRQILDRKGNFQNTSYIRKGNSLVRQPTTVSFTQISSVNKSPLSLDELSKSTRSGSRIDVSDQLTLKTGVAEVPQQSQRKPSLSIGTLSEENISSPLVEPPSSGCYENASDPRKLIDINDTPNSSKDDSNQYETPDNQSSPLSKLENQVEANDGHISSFSTKRIVYTKPKTNQLVATSNSRDEKSQTAFSEGYYKRCKNQLVRNMNQTVAVPKATLDSDGQGSCKVLCNRKLSKRQLHKVAGRSFKSLRASLVWTLCGKKSPKNGHNSWHSQRVLPQLFPWKRPTYLRSVIHNSASCSNSTFLSAVRSTRGFSLWKSKVLSVGGSSLKWSKSIEKNSKQANEEATLAVAAVERKKREQKGAACVGSHANKRIFRIGSVRYKMDPSRRTLQRISGGQDFYDESLSSATADSGLVVKRAYIPRRLVIGNDEYVRIGNGNQLIRDPKKRTRKLANEKVRWSLHTARQRLARKQKYCQFFTRFGKCNKEGGKCPYVHDPSKIAVCTKFLNGLCSTPSCKLTHKVIPERMPDCSYFLQGLCTNRNCPYRHVNVNPKASVCEGFLKGYCADGNECRKKHSCICPTFQATGTCTKGTRCKLHHPEKQKGKKRKRSGDQSNSNSRGRYFASVPINVSEAGIVVIPGQRDLSDDLEGELTDYISLQDDYTKTVGQSLALTLCDSDSLSLQLEDYEVNIKPTLLMKTKGTPRSSWSSVLQS from the exons ATGGACCAACACCACTCCCACTAcgtccaccaccaccaccacagccaCCATGATCACAACAACGACGACAACAACACCAACCACACTAGGTACGCCCCTCCCCCTCCTCATCACAACCACAGCCACCTCCCTCCGCCGCCCCCTCCGCCCCCGTCCCTCCCCACTCCGCCAGCCCCTCCTCCCCAAGCACAACCCCTCCGCTATCGCACCATCCGCACACCTCCTCCTCCGCCTCCTTATGCCCCCAATAACAACCACCCGCCATCCCATCAAAACCAATTCCCCCAATTCAATTCCCCTAACTACCCTAATCGTCCCTTCCAAGAAGAACACCCAATCTCCAACAACCACAATCAGCCATTTTCCCAATCCCCCAGGATTGCCAGCCGAATCCTCCCGGGCGATCCTTTCCCCCGCCGCAATTTTCCTCGTTTCGACACTGAAACACGCTGGGACCCTAACCCTGGCCGTAGGATCGCTCCCGACTGTCTCCTTCCGAGGAATTATACCCCCGTTGATCTTGACAGTGAATTGCGCCAACACCGTGAAGGGGTCTCGCTGCCGCCCTCGGCATATCCGGCCGAAAAGATTCGATACGATCCCGATcgctccaggtggagacttgaGTATGAGTATGAGGGTAACCCTAGGAAGGATGAGGAGTTTGGTTGCGGCAGCGGTAATGATGCTAATTACCACAATTACCACCGCCGCGGCGTTGGGGATTTGCCACCCAGACACGACTTGCCCAACGGAGGCTTCGGCAGGGCGCCACCGGCGATGTCAAGGGAGATTAATATTGATTTGAAACCCGGGGGGTATGTTCGCGGGTATAGTGTGGAATTCGAGGATAAGATTCCCAGGGTTGGAAGAAGAGATGGGCATGGCGAAGGCAAGAGGTGGTTGAATGAGAGGAGGGGACCTAAGGAGTTGCCTGATTCACGGTTCGAATTGGGGACCGGCGAGATTGGTTTTGCTAAgaatgttgatgatgattttcGCGTTGGGACGCGTGAGGAATATGGATGGGAATCGGGTAGATATAGTGGCAGAGGGAACAACAGGGAGTTTGGTCATGAATTATGGCGACCTTCTCTAAAGAAACAGGTTCAAAAGAAGAGTGCTCTTCTTAGGATCCAGAATGCAAAACCAAGTTATAGGAATCGTGAGATTGAACAATTACGGAATGCTGGTTATTCTGCTGAGTCTAACACTAATGATTTCAGGGGCAAGGAGCAGTGTGGGCATGTAGGTCATGGGATGAAacaagaagaaagggaaggaAGTCCTGTGGAACTTGATATCTCTTTTGAATCAAATTCCCTGGTTGCGAAGGCTATTGTGACCGCTTCGACTTCGACTGTTGTTACTGATACAAATATGAATTCTGTCTCTGATGCTGATTTAACTCCCtcagaaaagagaaaaaaggttTCAGTATCCGATAGTGATTGTTCTGGTTTGGAAGCTGCAAAAGTATCTAGGGATGTTGTAACTTTGAATAGCTCATCATGCAAAGTGAATGACTGCTCTGGATCTGTGAATGATTTAAGCTTACAGAATAATGTTGTTAATCCTTGTTCTCAACCTTGCACCCGTGAGACTGATAGTGTGAAAAATGAGGTTGCAGGTGGAAGTACCAAAATTCACTCTGGTAAGTCCTCCCCAAGGGTTGTCAAGAAGAAAAAAGTTGTCAAGAGAGTAGTGAAGAAAGTTGTTGGAAATCCAAAATCTACAATGTCAAATTCACGATCAGTGAATAAGGTTCATGGATGTGTGCAACCTGATCGAGTCATACCTAGTTCTTCATCTGTCTCTGTTCCCAACAAAGTTGAACCTTGTCTGGAGCAGAAAAACATCACTGTAGACAAGATGTCAATGCCTGGCCATAGTTCATACAATTTATCAAAGGATCGGAATCAATTGCTTGAAGATAGAAATGGAGATCTAACCCTGCTGAGTTTGGGGCCACATTCCAGGTCACGAGAATGTGAAACTGATGAAGATTCAGATACTCAGAAAGGAGCCGCCAGGTTTGAAAGTGGCCTTAACATTCCAAATTCTCAATCTTGTGCTTCTACTGGTGAAGCTAAAAAGATTGATTCTGAGTGTTTAGATGCAAATAATTCTGTCCATGACTTGCGTAGAATGCCAGATACTAACATGGTTCCTGAATTATTAAATGGAAGTACTTCCAAAATCAATGATGTGGGTTGTGATATTAAACAGCTATGTCAGAATCAAGAGTCTCAATCATGTGAGAATTATTCAAATGTAAGATGTCCACAGAATGGGTTTGTTATAGATGTAGTAGATGACAGCGTTCTTAGTTCAGCTGACAATATTGGTAAGTCAGATCACACTAATACATATAACTCTGCTAGTAGCGTTTATGGCCTAATTTCTGGTGATCTTAAAGGATCTAAAGAGAAGCTTACAGTTACTGAATGTGGTCTTACTGGTGAATCTGGTTTTGGACTTATGGTCCCTACTATTATCACCAAGTATGCTATTTTGGAAGAAAATCCAGACGTGATCAACCCTGCATCAAGCAGCGCAATGTCTGCCCCTTCAAATTCAGGAAAAATTAAGATTCACTCTGGTACAGATTGCATACAAAATGCTATTGCTGTGACACAGGGTTCTTATAGTGGACTGGTCAATTTAGAAGATGGTACCGCTGGTCAGTGTTCTGACATCACTAATGATGCTGTGAAGGATGTTTCCCCCAGTTACGCTGCCATATCTTCTGAGAATTGTGGCAAGGAAGAGCCATTTTCAAGTTCTAATCTTTCTGTTGGATTTGGTGAAGGGGATATAAACaatatgaaaaagagaaaagcTAGGACTCATTCAAAGTTTTTGCACTCAAAGATGGAGGGAATTTCTCCAAAACCTGTAAATTCAGTTAGCCATGCAAATGATTGGGATACTGCCTCAAGTGTGAAGGTGAAGGATGCATGTTGTTCAGAAGTTTTGGATCAATCTGTTCAAAGCTTAGGTTCTAACCTGGAATCGTGCTTGAATGGGATCATTACTTTACATGGGAAAAAGGAGCTTTCAGAGGCTGAGCTTTGTGTTAGAGATAATGAGATTGATGATGCAAATTATCTTTCACTATTATCTAAAGGGATCAAAGTCACGACTACCTCTGAGTTGAGTGATGCAGTTGTGGTATCCAAATCTTGTGCGGATTTTCCTGTTTCTTTCAGTGATAAACAAGCACCCGAAAAAGAAGTTGCATTGTCAAGCATGGATGTTCTGTTTAGTGCACAATCATTGTCATGTTCAGAGGATAGTAGGAAATTGTCTGACAATTTTGTTGGAGGTTCTTGTGACGCTAGATATGCAAATAATGAAACCATGAGTTCTGACCATTTTGAATTAAAGAACTCAGATTTTGCATCTTATTCACTTCGTGAGGACTTGGACATTCAGTTCCCATTGTTGGATGGTGAATGCAAAGAAAATGGCACTCAAATGCAAACTGACATTTTGGCGTCTGGATATAATAAGGGAGATATGAAGGACAGTTTAATTCATCAACAGAGCATTGTGTCCCATCCTTCCGATGGTGATTTGGAGGAGGATGCACCTGAAGCACCATCAGATGTGTGTTCTCAAGGGATATCGGAAGCACCTGAGAGAGGGAATTTAAATTGTACATCAATCCAAGATGAAAACAATTGTGGGGATATATCTGCAGTTGAACATGGTTCTGATTTGCCTACTTGTACTTCACCAATACAGCATACTAATAAGATTATGAAGTCAGCTAATGCAACTGGGCATAGTAACCCAGTTGAGAGGAATCTAATGCGACAATCATCCCAAGTCAACTCCAAGGTTTCAAATAATGGTCCAGTTTCTTATTTTTCAGAAAATGGGAGCAAAAATACCCTTGGAGGTGCCATGCCAAAAACTCAAAAGGGTCGTTCGTTCATCATTTCAAAGTCAAATTCAAAGACATCTGCCTCTTCAACCCATCTCTCAAATCCTCGAACTTGGCGACGTTCTGGTAATAATTCTCAAGGTTCTTTACCTGGAAACAAGCTTTCGCCAGGAAAATTTCTTCCCAAAAGGCAAATTCTAGATAGGAAAGGAAACTTTCAGAATACCTCTTACATTCGTAAAGGTAACAGTCTTGTAAGACAGCCTACTACAGTTTCTTTTACTCAGATCTCTTCTGTAAATAAGTCACCTTTGAGCTTAGATGAATTATCAAAGAGTACCAGATCTGGGAGCAGGATTGATGTGTCAGATCAACTGACCTTGAAAACAGGAGTAGCAGAGGTCCCTCAGCAGAGTCAGAGAAAACCTTCACTATCCATTGGCACATTATCAGAGGAAAATATATCTTCCCCATTGGTAGAACCTCCTTCCAGTGGTTGCTATGAAAATGCATCAGATCCTAGAAAACTGATAGATATCAATGATACACCAAACTCTTCCAAAGATGATTCAAATCAGTACGAAACTCCTGATAATCAAAGTAGTCCACTGAGTAAGCTGGAGAACCAAGTTGAAGCAAATGATGGACACATTTCTTCTTTCAGCACCAAGAGAATTGTATATACAAAGCCCAAAACAAATCAGTTGGTAGCGACTTCAAATTCTCGTGATGAGAAGTCCCAAACAGCCTTCTCTGAAGGCTACTACAAGAGGTGCAAAAATCAGTTAGTTAGGAATATGAACCAGACTGTTGCAGTGCCGAAAGCCACTCTAGATTCTGATGGTCAGGGGTCTTGTAAGGTGCTTTGCAACAGAAAGCTTAGTAAGAGGCAGTTACATAAAG TTGCTGGGAGATCATTCAAATCTTTAAGAGCCTCATTAGTCTGGACATTATGTGGCAAAAAGTCACCTAAAAATGGCCATAATTCATGGCATTCTCAAAGGGTTTTGCCTCAGTTATTTCCATGGAAAAGACCAACATATTTAAGAAGCGTCATTCATAATTCTGCTTCATGTTCCAATAGTACCTTCTTATCAGCAGTTAG GTCAACCCGTGGGTTTTCTCTTTGGAAATCCAAGGTATTAAGTGTTGGTGGGTCTAGTTTAAAATGGTCCAAATCCATTGAGAAGAACTCAAAGCAAGCTAATGAG GAGGCCACACTTGCTGTTGCTGCAGTAGAGAGGAAAAAGAGAGAGCAAAAAGGTGCAGCTTGCGTTGGTTCCCATGCAAATA AACGTATATTCCGTATTGGTTCAGTTCGCTACAAAATGGATCCTTCCAGGCGCACACTTCAGAGGATTTCAGGTGGTCAGGATTTCT ATGATGAATCCCTGTCGTCTGCCACTGCTGATTCGGGCTTGGTTGTGAAAAGAGCTTACATTCCTAGGAGATTGGTGATTGGAAATGATGA ATATGTCCGAATTGGAAATGGTAATCAGCTTATCAGAGACCCAAAAAAACGAACTCGAAAATTGGCAAATGAAAAAGTTAGATGGAGCTTGCATACTGCCAGGCAACGGTTGGCTCGAAAGCAGAAGTATTGTCAGTTTTTTACAAGATTTGGGAAATGTAACAAGGAGGGTGGGAAATGCCCTTATGTTCATGATCCCTCAAAAATTGCTGTCTGTACTAAGTTCCTGAATGGTTTATGTTCTACTCCCAGCTGCAAATTGACTCATAAG GTTATACCAGAGAGAATGCCAGATTGTTCTTATTTTCTGCAAG GCTTATGCACAAACCGAAATTGCCCATATAGACATGTCAATGTGAACCCTAAGGCTTCTGTTTGTGAAGGATTTCTCAAGGGTTATTGTGCTGATGGGAATGAG TGTAGGAAGAAGCACAGTTGTATCTGTCCTACTTTTCAAGCAACGGGCACCTGTACGAAAGGAACCAGATGCAAGCTTCATCATCCCGAAAAacaaaagggaaagaaaaggaagagatcTGGAGATCAGAGTAATAGTAACAGCAGAGGGCGTTACTTTGCTTCTGTTCCGATTAATGTTTCTGAAGCTGGAATCGTAGTTATTCCAGGGCAACGTGATCTGAGTGATGATCTTGAAGGAGAACTTACTGACTACATCAGCCTTCAGGATGACTATACAAAAACTGTTGGTCAATCATTAGCGCTAACATTGTGCGACAGCGATTCCTTGAGCTTGCAGTTGGAAGATTATGAAGTAAATATCAAACCAACTCTTTTAATGAAAACAAAAGGCACGCCGCGATCTTCTTGGTCCAGTGTCCTGCAAAGTTAG